A genomic stretch from Mycobacterium cookii includes:
- a CDS encoding class I SAM-dependent methyltransferase, with translation MTRSSQARSLSFGSEAAAYERGRPSYPPEAIDWLLPAGARDVLDLGAGTGKLTARLVERGLDVVAVDPIAEMLEMLRTSLPDTPALLGTAEEIPLADNSVDAVLVAQAWHWFNPERAIPELARVLRPGGRLGLVWNTRDERLGWVRELGSIIGRDGDPMRDHVTLPEPFTDIERHQVEWTNYLTPQALIDLVASRSYCIMSPTEVRSKTLDRVRELLATHPALANAGGLALPYITVCVRATLA, from the coding sequence GTGACCCGATCGTCCCAGGCCCGCTCATTGTCGTTCGGCTCTGAAGCGGCCGCGTACGAACGCGGCCGCCCGTCGTATCCGCCGGAGGCGATCGACTGGCTGCTGCCCGCCGGGGCCCGCGATGTGCTCGACCTCGGCGCCGGCACCGGCAAGCTGACCGCCAGGCTGGTGGAACGCGGGCTGGACGTGGTCGCCGTTGACCCGATCGCCGAGATGCTGGAGATGCTGCGCACGTCGCTGCCGGACACGCCCGCACTGCTCGGCACCGCAGAGGAAATTCCGTTGGCGGACAACAGTGTTGACGCGGTGCTCGTGGCGCAGGCGTGGCATTGGTTCAACCCGGAGCGGGCGATTCCCGAGCTGGCCAGGGTGCTGCGGCCCGGCGGGCGACTGGGTTTGGTGTGGAACACCCGCGACGAGCGGCTCGGCTGGGTGCGGGAACTTGGCAGCATCATCGGCCGCGACGGCGACCCGATGCGCGACCACGTGACACTGCCCGAACCTTTCACCGACATCGAGCGCCATCAGGTCGAGTGGACGAATTACCTTACGCCGCAAGCATTGATCGACTTGGTCGCGTCACGCAGCTACTGCATCATGTCGCCTACCGAAGTCCGCTCCAAGACGCTGGACCGGGTCCGCGAGTTGCTGGCAACCCATCCGGCGCTGGCCAACGCCGGCGGTCTCGCGTTGCCCTACATCACGGTGTGCGTGCGCGCGACGCTCGCCTGA